In Microbulbifer sp. GL-2, the following are encoded in one genomic region:
- a CDS encoding patatin-like phospholipase family protein: MKAWRLTIIFALLTLTFGIIAYVYNHHFTEKTQFYRTPVTEEIIINETRFKEKETINILILDGGGVRGLIPLYVLQYIEQQVGKPINEIFDVFSGVSTGAIIATGLNVPVKQLSDKYGDYGSKVDLLIKLYKSESKYLFTTPWYHKLLTGAGMFSPKFMGDRLHQVMKFHYTEDLKFTELEKYVIIPSLDIYTGQVHLFKNRGKEVANLPSNSLYQLVTAASSAETIFPPVDFLSIKKDFRYRYFADAGISTNNPTSMVLLDIMEEFPNKKYYVLILGSGTSPLSSAHTGYQEVKNWGQLRWMHDLITDVQRSMDNQQLYTLKIAKLLSPDQIEYDYLNVKVVNPTVGIFDYESMDSLKIHADRLLKENKNQIDQVIEHLKQRTD; encoded by the coding sequence ATGAAAGCTTGGCGACTAACAATTATCTTTGCCCTGCTAACCTTAACTTTTGGCATTATTGCCTATGTCTACAATCATCATTTTACCGAAAAAACACAATTCTATAGAACACCCGTTACAGAAGAAATAATAATCAATGAAACGCGCTTTAAGGAAAAGGAAACCATTAACATTCTTATCCTTGATGGTGGCGGTGTACGGGGACTTATTCCTCTTTATGTGTTGCAATATATTGAGCAGCAAGTAGGAAAACCGATCAATGAGATTTTTGATGTCTTCAGTGGTGTCTCCACGGGAGCAATTATTGCTACGGGACTCAATGTACCGGTTAAACAATTAAGTGATAAATATGGAGACTATGGCTCAAAGGTAGATCTACTTATAAAGCTCTACAAATCCGAGAGCAAGTACCTTTTTACAACACCTTGGTACCACAAGCTTTTGACCGGTGCAGGAATGTTTTCCCCAAAATTCATGGGTGATCGTCTACATCAAGTAATGAAATTTCACTATACGGAAGATCTTAAATTCACCGAATTAGAGAAGTACGTCATTATACCTTCTCTCGATATTTATACTGGACAAGTACATCTATTCAAAAATCGTGGTAAGGAGGTCGCCAACCTACCCTCAAACAGTCTATACCAGCTGGTCACCGCCGCATCCAGCGCCGAGACTATATTTCCCCCAGTTGACTTTTTGAGTATAAAAAAAGATTTTCGCTATCGTTATTTTGCTGATGCCGGGATATCAACCAACAACCCCACCAGTATGGTATTACTGGATATCATGGAAGAATTCCCAAACAAGAAATACTATGTTCTGATTCTGGGTTCCGGTACATCTCCACTGAGCAGTGCGCACACTGGCTACCAAGAAGTGAAAAATTGGGGGCAGTTACGCTGGATGCATGACCTCATCACTGATGTACAAAGATCAATGGATAACCAACAGCTATACACTCTGAAAATAGCAAAACTCTTATCCCCAGATCAAATTGAATATGACTACCTAAATGTAAAAGTAGTTAATCCGACTGTCGGAATTTTCGATTATGAATCAATGGACTCTCTAAAAATACATGCCGACAGACTGCTAAAAGAGAATAAAAACCAAATAGATCAGGTAATAGAACACCTGAAACAAAGAACTGATTAA
- a CDS encoding TauD/TfdA family dioxygenase, whose product MNISQYSKGCGALVEGVQLANLSDVELNDLRRAFADYGVLFFRNQSLSPEDHLAFAHRWGEIVINKFFTHTQEYPGIAEVRKEADQETNIGGGWHTDHSYDQEPALGSILVARELPETGGDTHFANLQKAYDSLSNGLKTTLETLRAVHSNVHVYGEDGYYQSTDLASQLGGVNDVGEAVHPVVIQHPDTGRKILYVNPGFTLCFEGWTPEESRPLLNFLFAHVLTNGYTCRFPWEPGSVAFWDNRSTWHSAENDYQGQFRLMHRITLAGSNLQAV is encoded by the coding sequence ATGAATATCTCCCAGTACTCTAAAGGCTGCGGTGCACTCGTGGAAGGCGTGCAGCTGGCCAACTTATCCGATGTCGAACTCAACGACCTGCGCCGGGCCTTCGCCGATTACGGTGTTCTATTTTTTCGCAATCAGTCCCTATCCCCGGAGGATCATCTGGCCTTCGCCCACCGTTGGGGCGAGATTGTTATCAATAAGTTTTTCACACACACACAGGAATACCCCGGTATCGCTGAGGTACGAAAGGAAGCGGATCAGGAAACCAATATCGGAGGCGGATGGCACACGGATCATTCTTATGATCAGGAGCCCGCCCTGGGTTCCATACTGGTAGCCAGGGAACTGCCCGAGACCGGCGGTGACACACACTTTGCCAACCTGCAAAAAGCCTATGACAGCCTGTCTAATGGGCTAAAGACGACATTGGAAACCCTAAGGGCCGTACATTCGAATGTGCACGTCTACGGCGAGGACGGCTACTATCAGTCCACGGACCTGGCCTCGCAACTTGGTGGCGTCAACGATGTTGGTGAGGCGGTGCACCCAGTAGTAATCCAGCACCCCGATACCGGGCGTAAGATTCTCTACGTCAATCCAGGGTTTACTCTGTGTTTTGAAGGCTGGACGCCTGAGGAAAGCAGGCCGCTGCTGAACTTCCTGTTCGCCCACGTACTCACCAATGGCTATACCTGCCGCTTCCCCTGGGAGCCAGGCTCGGTTGCATTCTGGGATAACCGGAGTACCTGGCACTCCGCCGAAAATGATTACCAAGGGCAGTTCCGCTTAATGCACCGAATC